In one Takifugu flavidus isolate HTHZ2018 chromosome 9, ASM371156v2, whole genome shotgun sequence genomic region, the following are encoded:
- the slc49a3 gene encoding LOW QUALITY PROTEIN: solute carrier family 49 member A3 (The sequence of the model RefSeq protein was modified relative to this genomic sequence to represent the inferred CDS: inserted 1 base in 1 codon), with translation MEKNRRGNSEVRIDSRTGVQEIPEPEQNRRPPLFKVYKRRWFVLLVLCLSSCCNAMIWLTFAPVATQTSQYLGVSLEEVNWFSVVFMVVAIPLTLGATWMMDSLGLRITLILGSWLGAVGALVRVCGTLAGEGVTLRYAVVMLGQTLGALGQPFILFAPTKLAALWFPDRQRATANMIASMCNLLGMLLSSLVSPWVVTAPAKIPTLLIVYAVPACISCFLATVGIWSSTPPTPPSAGAVSSSSEPFFQGIKLLLKNKAYLVLLLSGGAAMATFSAFNTLLDQVLCVQGYTSDFAGLCVALXILFGVLGAAALSFYVDRTKRFTEVVKASMVLTALALIAFSLVSQLQQQRAVVAVVCSLLGLFGNSAYPVAMELCVECSYPVGEATSTGIIVMSGQVQGVLYVVLLQALTTRITEAPLSTCQGDDLSWTVSMLVLAGLFCLFACCFVVFFHTPYRRVEAEEEDASSSSPLLADQPLNRDQTLNRDQTHSS, from the exons ATGGAGAAGAACCGCAGAGGAAACTCCGAAGTTCGGATCGATTCCAGAACCGGTGTTCAGGAGATCCCGGAGCCAGAACAGAACAGGAGACCGCCGCTTTTTAAAGTCTACAAGAGGAGATGGTTCGTCTTGCTGGTGCTGTGTCTGTCAAGCTGCTGCAACGCGATG ATATGGCTGACCTTTGCCCCAGTGGCCACCCAGACGTCCCAGTACCTGGGGGTCAGTCTGGAGGAGGTCAACTGGTTTTCCGTGGTCTTCATGGTGGTCGCCATCCCGCTCACCCTCGGCGCCACGTGGATGATGGACAGCCTCGGGCTGCGGATCACG CTGATTCTGGGATCCTGGCTGGGCGCCGTTGGTGCGCTGGTGCGCGTCTGTGGGACGCTGGCGGGCGAAGGCGTCACGCTGCGCTACGCCGTGGTCATGCTGGGCCAGACCCTGGGCGCGCTGGGCCAGCCCTTCATCCTGTTCGCCCCCACCAAGCTCGCGGCGCTCTGGTTCCCCGATCGCCAGCGTGCAACAGCCAACATGATCGCCTCCATGT GCAACCTCCTGGGAATGCTGCTCAGCAGCCTCGTCTCTCCCTGGGTCGTTACCGCACCGGCGAAGATCCCGACTCTG CTGATTGTCTACGCGGTCCCGGCGTGCATCTCCTGTTTCCTAGCAACAGTGGGGATATGGAGCAGCACCCCCCCGACGCCGCCCTCGGCCGGCGCGGTGTCGTCCAGCTCCGAGCCGTTTTTCCAGGGAATCAAACTG CTCCTGAAGAACAAAGCCtacctggtgctgctgctgagcggcGGCGCCGCCATGGCGACGTTCAGCGCCTTCAACACGCTGCTGGACCAGGTCCTGTGTGTCCAGGGATACACCAGC GACTTTGCTGGCCTCTGCGTGGCGT TCATCCTGTTCGGGGTTCTGGGCGCCGCTGCTCTGAGCTTCTACGTGGACAGAACCAAGAGGTTCACCGAGGTCGTCAAAGCCAGCATGGTCCTGACCGCCCTGGCCCTCATCGCCTTCTCCCTG gtgtcccagctccagcagcagcgagcgGTCGTGGCGGTGGTCTGCTCTCTCCTGGGCCTGTTTGGTAACTCCGCCTACCCGGTGGCCATGGAGCTGTGCGTGGAGTGTTCCTACCCTGTCGGAGAAGCGACGTCAACGGGGATCATCGTCATGTCGGG GCAGGTCCAGGGCGTCCTCTACGtggtcctcctgcaggctcTGACCACCCGGATCACCGAGGCGCCTCTGTCCACCTGCCAGGGTGACGACCTGAGCTGGACAG TGTCGATGCTGGTGCTGGCCGGACTGTTCTGCCTCTTCGCCTGCTGCTTCGTCGTCTTCTTCCACACGCCGTACCGACGGgtggaggcagaagaggaagatgccagcagcagcagcccgctGCTCGCTGATCAGCCCCTCAACAGGGACCAGACCCTCAACAGGGACCAGACCCACTCCTCATAG